One Helianthus annuus cultivar XRQ/B chromosome 7, HanXRQr2.0-SUNRISE, whole genome shotgun sequence genomic region harbors:
- the LOC110890077 gene encoding zinc finger protein BALDIBIS, translated as MICGDGFSSSPPPSLAPLIHDTITNPNPTSSNPAKRKRNLAGNPDPDAEIIALSPKSLMATNRFVCEICSKGFQRDQNLQLHRRGHNLPWKLKQRNKDEVVRKKVYICPEKSCVHHDPSRALGDLTGVKKHFSRKHGEKKWKCERCSKKYAVQSDWKAHSKICGTREYKCDCGTIFSRKDSFITHRAFCDPIAQENSRMASFAMVHNPTTTNLNYQNDLVTMMNNNGRNMNPGMKPMLPTWLHHNDNNPIENSTIISSLLGSSSSNNNNGGILSYEAMQWLSRSQEPTENITELPLGFYLKEEEDSNNKVEYFQPNPLYNNYGGCPPLPPHISATGVLQKASEMGPTRSTNSGGFSGMMNGDGMTMAMMAGLAQKSGRVDSCEGNLTRDFLGVEGNERRAFSMQQEIMKFTCPMSDSNIGFSGNQ; from the exons ATGATATGTGGTGATGGATTCTCTTCTTCTCCTCCTCCTTCTCTCGCACCTCTCATCCATGACACCATCACAAACCCTAACCCTACTTCGTCGAATCCAGCTAAACGAAAACGTAATCTAGCTGGAAATCCAG ATCCGGATGCGGAAATTATAGCTTTATCTCCAAAGTCTCTAATGGCGACGAACCGATTCGTGTGTGAGATATGTAGCAAGGGATTTCAAAGAGATCAGAACTTGCAGCTTCATAGAAGGGGACACAACCTACCATGGAAGCTAAAGCAAAGAAACAAAGACGAAGTTGTTAGGAAGAAGGTTTACATATGTCCAGAAAAAAGTTGTGTTCATCATGACCCTTCGCGAGCTCTAGGAGATCTCACCGGAGTTAAGAAGCATTTCAGCCGGAAGCATGGAGAAAAGAAGTGGAAATGTGAAAGGTGTTCGAAGAAATACGCCGTTCAATCGGATTGGAAGGCGCATAGCAAGATTTGTGGCACGCGAGAGTACAAGTGTGATTGTGGAACAATCTTTTCCAG GAAAGACAGCTTCATAACGCATAGAGCATTTTGCGATCCTATAGCGCAAGAAAATTCAAGAATGGCGTCATTCGCAATGGTTCATAATCCGACCACCACGAATCTGAATTACCAAAACGATTTGGTGACGATGATGAACAACAATGGTAGGAATATGAATCCTGGAATGAAACCAATGCTACCAACATGGCTGCACCACAACGACAATAATCCCATCGAAAACTCGACGATAATCTCATCATTATTAGGGTCATCAAgctccaacaacaacaatggtgggataTTATCATATGAAGCGATGCAGTGGCTGAGTAGAAGCCAGGAACCAACTGAAAATATTACAGAACTGCCACTAGGGTTTTACTTAAAAGAGGAAGAAGATAGCAACAACAAAGTGGAGTACTTTCAACCAAATCCATTGTATAACAATTATGGTGGTTGTCCACCTCTTCCACCGCATATATCCGCCACCGGAGTTTTACAAAAGGCGTCCGAAATGGGGCCCACTAGAAGCACAAACTCCGGCGGGTTTAGTGGAATGATGAATGGCGATGGAATGACGATGGCAATGATGGCGGGTTTGGCGCAAAAGAGTGGCCGCGTCGACTCGTGCGAGGGGAATTTGACTAGAGATTTTCTTGGAGTCGAAGGGAATGAGAGAAGAGCGTTTAGTATGCAACAAGAGATAATGAAGTTCACTTGTCCGATGAGTGATTCGAACATAGGATTCAGTGGAAATCAATAA